In Oreochromis niloticus isolate F11D_XX linkage group LG22, O_niloticus_UMD_NMBU, whole genome shotgun sequence, the sequence TGTGTCCGCCATTTGTCTGTACTATTCAACAGGAGTACACAACTATAGTAGAAAGACCTCAGTGGAATGGCAGAAGGATGTGGACCAGTCCCACTCTCAGGGAGGACTagagctcaataacaatgaaatTGTGATTCCTCGAGATGGCCTCTACTTTGTTTACAGCCAAGCATCTTTCCGGGTTGACTGCAGCAGCGATGCCGACGATATGTCTTCGCATCCCATGGTCCACCTGAGCCACACTGTCCAACGCTGGTCTCACTCATATGCACCTAAATATGTGACCATTCTTCACTCTATCCGTACAGTCTGCCAAAAGACAACCAGTAGTGATTCAGATGAGGATGGGAACTGGTACTCTGCAGTTTACATGGGGGCTGTGTTCAACTTGTATGCTGGGGACAGACTGAGAACAAAGACAGAGGAGGCAATGCTGGAGAAATTGGAGGATGAGCCAGGGAAGAACTTCTTTGGTGTTTTTGCCTTGTGAGGAGAGGTGTCTGATGAATGTAGGTGAAATGGTGACGTCAGACTCCATTTCTCCACCATGACCTGCTGCCCTTGTGGAATGCAACTATTGAATGTGAGGAAGCCGCAGAGGGTTCACATTGCACTAAAGAGGTGATGGAAAATTTACTTTTACCATCAGCCATACTTGAAATATTTGTATCAGCAAGTCATTTCGTTTTTGTAAGTAAACCAAACCATTGTAACTACAGCAGTCAACCAAAGAGTGCTACCATGTCACTACAGGCTGACAGAATTGAATAACAAAGGGTTTACTTTTTGGggaatttatttattcaacatatctttgtcatatttattttatttgttatatttatttatttatttattgaagtATTGAAATgcttatatatttattaattttattgtgttttatacTGAATGTCCAACTGTATTTGTGTGGATTTTTATTTATGAAactatttatttcattttatggcAAGTGCAAAAAAATGTCTGCGAATTTATAGTGCCTGTGGTACTCTGAAATATTTGAATAAAAGTCAGCTTATAAAGAAATGATATTTGCAAGAGCTGTGTTTATCATTTTACAAACCAgcgaaaaaaataaaaaatatcaaacatGCTACAAGGTCAAACTAAACAGAGCAAACAAATGAGCCACAACGGCTAAAGAAAGCCTAAATTATTGCTAGTGTGTGCAATGGGACAATTAATTAACACACGGTAGTAACCACAGAGCACAGTGTTCTGTCCTCTTGTTGTGTACAGCGAAACAGTCGTGGAAGTGGAGAAGTGTAACAGTTACTTCATCGAGATGAACCCAAATTTATCATGCTTGCTAAATACTGAGATATTTGTCTCTATGACACCATTATTGAAATGTATAATATGTTACCTTTCAAATGCATGCACACTAAAAGAATACTTTATAATACTTGCAAATGAAGTAAAATTAAATGTGCAACTTATTTTCATGTAATCACCCTGCCAGTGTCATGCCTCCAGTCAGTGAAATGAAAATGGGGGAATACAGTTTGGTCCATGAATATTTTAAAGagacacctttttttttttcttctcattttggTTCTGTAAAATACTgcaatgaattttaaatgaatttgaATCAACAACAACTCAGATGCAGTTGAAGTGCATACAGCTTTAATTTAGTGGGCTGAACAAAAACATTGCACACAGTATGGATTTCTGTGATCGAGAAACCTCTAGCAAATGACATACTATATATTTAAAGtgaatttgatttttaaaaggAGCTTGCTTTTAAAATGGAGGCCCACGTTTCATTCTAAATTGTCACTGTCTGCAGGATTTGATACCGTTACACATCTTAGTACTTAGAGAATTCATTTTTACTGGGTCACTCTAAAGAGCTCCAAGTGTGGTCCTGTAATGAATGCCACAAGTCAGTTTGTAAGATATTCCACAATCAACTGTTAGTAGTATTATTCCAAAGTGGAAGAACTACAGGAACTAGGCCACAAAGTGGCGGACCATGTAAAGTTACAGAACTGTGTTGCTGACACAATAAATGTAGTTTCAGACCCCTCAGGTACGGAACCTGGTTTAAAGCCTGATTCCAGGATGGGGTGTCTGCTAATGTTTCAGATATAGCTGTTAATGTCTAAAAGCTGATATTAGAAAGTTTATATGTTACTTATGGTAATGTAATCTC encodes:
- the tnfa gene encoding tumor necrosis factor — its product is MEGECMVVLDTTINKDTEKQATQRTQREPRSKLTMVLLAFTLCLAATAAAALVVNRRAEAPGQNEDNFDLHHTLRQISNVRAAIHLQGVHNYSRKTSVEWQKDVDQSHSQGGLELNNNEIVIPRDGLYFVYSQASFRVDCSSDADDMSSHPMVHLSHTVQRWSHSYAPKYVTILHSIRTVCQKTTSSDSDEDGNWYSAVYMGAVFNLYAGDRLRTKTEEAMLEKLEDEPGKNFFGVFAL